Proteins encoded together in one Psilocybe cubensis strain MGC-MH-2018 chromosome 8, whole genome shotgun sequence window:
- a CDS encoding Serine/threonine-protein kinase plo1, giving the protein MPPPPQPTIGGGSGHPSGMPLQRRHPLTNTAMNVNYPASAHPHQTHQNQQQQHQEGPKPPPKAPSSPPLPRQNSKTTPPSPPKVISDKTGRLQFDRVGFLGEGGFARVYEVKDQRGSRLACKVVTKASLKTKKAKTKLYAEIKIHRSLEHPNIVHFQECFEDSDNVYMTLELCPSGSLMDMLRRRRRFTEPESRFFMVQLIGACHYMHTHQVIHRDLKLGNLFLDANMNVKVGDFGLAALIENPGERKKTICGTPNYIAPEVLFDTANGHSFEVDTWSVGVILYTLVVGRPPFQTKDVKAIYKRIRDNEYEFPTERVISSAVQHLIQLILTPNPAERPTLHEIVDHTFFTQGPVPAYIPTSAHDAPPDFRHVSKAASDANLKRLRKYSLLDVDFSAAGASAGAAAGVAPSGSLPASGSSNNMSSIAASKSITSSIAQQEKEFQKAVQPGSPISALLSSARQPLVMSTNGSPGGAGPRENPLLRKLQAVKEGGAGGANGVGGLASASPLGRRSVTRGLDGIVEESDNPRAAVEAAPRAGSIRSHRRLNMMDVDGVADPEEAEEMRLRTKELEAQKARIVAQMAPVREEGDELPQDDDEDEEEERRPDPREPERLREQQQTYPTRSLREKERVPSSGDKENVNINPSTVKHGSLKPALKHTTTVTTNAPTPAPTEPLPKLNGFDAAAHTLTLAFEAKAAGRLYPAPPSAALPLPDEKVFIVSWVDYCNKYGMGYALTDGSVGVHFNDSTTVVLSADKVHFDYITSRRSGSIYVRKSYTVEEYPEDLKSKVYLLKHFERYIMDRLYGEYDWTFEDVGRERGMEWVQKYLRMKHVIVFKLSHDVLQFNFYDHSKLILSSSGQLVTHIDKHYKLTRHSLSSIMAASFQPPPPATAPQAELDKAKLNARLLEKVKYCRDVLVSIRTAGERGGVVVGGTLGVGAGPGEEERERAREGVDAAAAAAMEKERMGGLATRASKMSLR; this is encoded by the exons ATGCCTCCGCCACCGCAACCGACCATTGGGGGCGGGAGCGGCCACCCCTCTGGCATGCCATTGCAGCGCAGACACCCGTTGACGAATACCGCCATGAACGTGAACTACCCCGCCTCTGCGCACCCTCATCAGACACACcaaaatcaacaacaacagcatcAAGAGGGGCCGAAGCCTCCACCGAAGGCACCTAGTTCGCCACCGCTCCCACGGCAAAACAGCAAGACAACACCGCCATCACCTCCGAAGGTTATTAGTGACAAGACAGGAAGGTTGCAATTTGACAGGGTTGGGTTTTTGGGCGAG gGTGGATTTGCCAGGGTATACGAAGTGAAAGACCAGCGAGGTTCTCGCTTAGCGTGTAAGGTTGTTACCAAAGCCTCTCTCAAAACTAAGAAAGCTAAAACTAAA CTCTACGCAGAAATCAAAATTCATCGTTCGCTCGAGCACCCTAATATTGTGCACTTCCAAGAATGTTTTGAGGACAGCGACAACGTCTACATGACGCTCGAGCTATGTCCTTCAGGCTCGCTTATGGACATGCTGCGCAGACGACGGCGTTTCACCGAGCCTGAGTCGCGTTTCTTCATGGTGCAACTCATTGGTGCATGCCACTACATGCACACTCACCAGGTCATCCACCGTGATCTCAAACTCGGTAACCTCTTCCTCGACGCGAATATGAACGTTAAAGTGGGTGACTTTGGGCTTGCGGCACTCATAGAGAATCCTGGGGAGCGGAAGAAAACCATCTGCGGTACACCTAACTACATCGCACCGGAGGTTCTCTTCGACACCGCCAACGGCCACAGCTTTGAAGTTGACACGTGGAGCGTTGGTGTCATTCTGTACACGCTCGTTGTCGGCCGCCCACCGTTCCAGACCAAGGACGTCAAGGCGATATACAAGCGCATTAGGGACAACGAGTACGAATTCCCAACAGAGCGTGTCATCTCGTCCGCCGTGCAACACCTCATCCAACTCATCTTGACACCAAACCCTGCAGAACGCCCCACGCTCCATGAGATTGTGGATCATACATTCTTCACACAGGGCCCAGTCCCCGCGTACATCCCCACGTCCGCGCACGACGCGCCCCCCGATTTCAGACATGTCTCCAAGGCGGCGAGCGACGCGAATCTAAAACGGCTGCGCAAGTACTCGCTCCTGGACGTCGATTTCTCAGCAGCGGGTGCTTCCGCTGGCGCGGCAGCAGGTGTTGCCCCTTCAGGCTCCCTCCCTGCTTCCGGTAGCTCAAACAATATGTCGAGTATTGCAGCGAGCAAGAGCATCACGTCGAGTATCGCGCAGCAGGAGAAGGAGTTCCAGAAGGCGGTGCAACCTGGCTCGCCTATCTCTGCGCTCCTCAGTTCTGCGCGACAGCCATTGGTCATGAGCACGAATGGTTCCCCCGGCGGTGCTGGTCCGCGTGAGAACCCGCTCCTTCGCAAGCTGCAGGCAGTCAAGGAGGGTGGTGCAGGTGGTGCGAATGGTGTTGGGGGCCTGGCGAGCGCGAGTCCGCTCGGTAGAAGAAGCGTGACGAGGGGCTTGGATGGGATTGTCGAGGAAAGCGATAACCCACGCGCTGCTGTTGAGGCGGCGCCGAGGGCGGGCAGTATTCGGTCCCACCGCAGGCTCAATATGATGGACGTTGATGGTGTGGCGGACCCTGAAGAGGCCGAGGAGATGCGTCTACGTACCAAGGAGCTGGAAGCGCAGAAGGCGAGGATTGTCGCTCAGATGGCACCCGTGCGCGAGGAAGGTGACGAACTTCCtcaggatgatgatgaagatgaagaggaggagcgCAGGCCTGATCCTAGGGAGCCGGAGAGGTTGagggagcagcagcagacaTACCCAACCCGCTCGTTAAGGGAGAAGGAGCGCGTGCCATCGTCTGGCGACAAAGAGaacgtcaacatcaacccCAGCACAGTCAAGCATGGCTCCCTCAAGCCGGCGCTTAAACACACCACCACCGTCACTACCAACGCCCCTACCCCTGCACCTACCGAACCCCTACCGAAGTTGAACGGCTTTGACGCGGCTGCGCACACCCTCACACTTGCCTTTGAGGCCAAAGCCGCAGGGCGTCTCTATCCCGCGCCCCCTTCAGCTGCGCTGCCTCTCCCGGACGAGAAGGTGTTCATTGTCAGCTGGGTGGATTATTGCAATAAGTATGGTATGGGCTATGCCTTGACTGACGGGAGTGTGGGCGTGCATTTCAACGACAGCACGACTGTTGTACTGAGTGCTGATAAAGT ACACTTTGACTACATTACCTCACGCCGCTCGGGTTCGATCTACGTGCGCAAGTCGTACACCGTCGAGGAGTACCCCGAGGACCTCAAATCCAAGGTGTACCTCCTAAAGCACTTTGAGCGGTATATCATGGACCGGCTGTACGGCGAGTACGACTGGACGTTCGAAGACGTAGGCCGGGAAAGGGGAATGGAGTGGGTGCAAAAGTATTTGCGAATGAAGCATGTCATCGTATTCAAATTGAGTCACGATGTTCTACAG TTCAACTTTTATGACCACTCTAAACTCATCCTGTCTTCCTCTGGACAACTTGTGACTCACATCGACAAACACTACAAGCTGACGCGACATTCGCTTTCGTCTATTATGGCTGCTTCCTTCCAGCCACCTCCGCCGGCCACTGCGCCGCAGGCAGAGCTGGACAAGGCCAAGCTCAACGCGCGGCTACTGGAAAAAGTCAAGTACTGCAGGGATGTGCTGGTGAGCATCAGAACTGCAGGTGAAAGGGGAGGTGTTGTCGTTGGTGGAACTCTGGGTGTTGGTGCTGGTCCTggggaggaagaaagagagagggcGAGAGAGGGTGTGGatgctgccgctgctgctgcaatggaaaaagaaaggatggGTGGTCTTGCGACTCGTGCGTCGAAGATGTCGCTGCGATGA